The Campylobacter hyointestinalis subsp. hyointestinalis nucleotide sequence CTGGTGTCATAAACGCAGGAAAATCAAGCACTCTAAACGCAATGATCGGTAAAAAAATTCTCGGCGTTTCAAATGTACCAGAGACTGCAAATTTAAGCGTTATAACTTACAGTAAAGATGAGTTTGCAAAAGCAGTGTTTTGGAGTGGAAACGAGCAAGAAAGTATGGGACTTGAGCCTAAAAAACTGCAAGATCTAAAGGTAGATGTAAGCGAGCTCGTAAAATATACAGGTGCCTCAAGTCCGCTCGCGCCTTACGTGAAGCAAGTGATTTTAGGAGTGGATTTACCTATGCTTCGAGATGGAATAAACATCGTAGATACCCCAGGGCTTGATGACGCAGTAATCCTAAGAGAAGAGCTAACAAAAGCTTATATGCAAGAGAGCGACTTTACGCTTCATCTTATGAACGGTGCTCAAAGCGCTACAAAAAAAGATATGAGCTTTATAGTAAATACGTTAAAAAACTCCAAAAGTGGTGGGCTTATAGTGGTTTTGACTCACATCGATAAACTAAGCAGCAATGATCAAGCTGAAGTTTTAGAATACACGAAAAAAAGTATTGCCGCTGAGCTTAAAGAGTATGGATTTGATGAATCTCTTGCTTTGGATGTTAAGTTTTTCTTAGTTTCTGCGGTAAAAAATATCGGCATAGAAAATCTTAAAAATTACCTTTACGAGAGCTTTTTTGGAAGTAACTCTAAAAAAGCAAATTTGATCATAGAAAACTACAAAAAAGAGTTGCTTTACATAACAAGGCTCATAAAAGAAGATGTTGATTTTAAGCTTAGAATGCTCGGCGAAAACAGAGTTTTAGCCAAAGAAACTATGGAAAACTTAAAACTTAGTCTATCAAATTTAGAAGAAGATCTAAACTCTCTAAAAGCACAAATGAACGAATTTATTAAAAAGCTAGACTACTCTTTTAGTGAGCTTAGTTCTCTAAAAAGTATAAGTTCTAAAATAAAAAATAGAATTATAAGCGATGTGAAGTATGCTAGGGATAGAAAACAAAAAGTGAATTTTGATAGGCTTGGAGTTATCTGTGAGAGCGGATTTAACGATATGTTTATAGATCTTTTTAGGGAATTTGGTTTAGTCATAGCTAAAGATATAAACTCGCTTTACGAAACGGCAAGGATTAAATTTAGCAGTGATGATTTTACGCTAAATTTGCCTAAAACCAAAGAATATTTAGATAAGAATTTGCCTAAGTTCAGCTTCACACAGCTAAAGCAAGATCTCTTTTCTGCAGTAAAAAACGTAAGCGATATGGAGATTTTGAGCCAAAAATTGACAACGCTTTTTGATGAGTTTATAGTAAATTTAAATTTACCAAATGAGCTTAAAAAATTAAGCCTTGCTTGTTCTAAAGAGTTTATGGATGGTTTGCAAACTTCACTTCATCAGACATCACAAAGTCTAAAATCGAAAGAAAAAGAGCTTTTAGATATGCTTAGCGTCGCTAAAGCAGATGAGGCGCAGCATAGAGAAGATAGGGCTTTGTTAGAGTCTAAATTTGAAAAATTAGAAGAAATTTACAATAGGATAAGTGCGTGTTAAAAGAATTTATAAAAGAGTATAAAGCTAAATTTGAAATAAGTTTTGATAGTGGTTTTTTAGGGCAGTGGCAAAGATTTCGCGCACTTTTAACAGAGCCTAAGTTTCATCCTAGCAGACAGCTTTTAGCTAGATTAAATTTACTAAACTCTCTAAATCACGAACCGCCACTCATCGCCGTAGTAGGGCAGTTTAGCAGTGGAAAATCCAGCTTTTTAAATGCTCTTTTAGGACGCGAGATCTTGCCTACTGGTGTAGTTCCGGTGACTGCAAAGCCTACTTTTATAAAATACGCTCCAAATTTTATGCTCAAAGCACTTTATAATGATGGCAGCGAAGAGTACAGAGATATAGATGAACTTGCATCTTTTGTAGATCAAAGGCTATCTTTAAAAGGTGTCAAGTCTTTGTATATCTACGCACCAAACGAGCTTTTAAAAAAAGCTAGTTTTATAGATACACCAGGGCTCAACTCAAGAAGTGATGCTGATACGAACGAAACTAAAAAAATACTAAAAGACGCCACCGCGCTTATATGGATAAGCCTTATTGACAACGCCGCAAGAAGCACGGAGCTTGAAGAGCTAAGCTTAGTACCAAGATCTTTAAAGCTAAACTCCATCTGCCTTTTAAATCAAAAAGATAAACTTAGTCAAACTGAGATACAAAATGTTTTAAATCATGCTAGTATTACATACAAAGACTATTTTAGCGGTATTTTCGCAGTCTCATCTAAACTAGAGATAAAAGGGTCTAAGGATAGCGGTTTTGAAAATGTTTTTAAATTTATTGATAGATTAAACGATACAAAGCAGGAATTTATAAAGGCAAAATGCGAAGAATTAAGAGATTCTAGCATCGCACAAAATGCGAAATTTATAAATATATTAAGCGAGTTAGAGACCGTTTTTGATGAGTTTTGCTTGTCGTCAAATGCTAAGTTTGAAGAGCTAAAAAGTGCGTACGGGGATAAATTTAAACTTATGTTTGAAGAGGTAAAGCAAAACTCTTATTTTATTGCAAATGAGATAAATAAATCTTTGATAAGTCAGAAAAAAGAGTATTTCAAAGAAAAAACTACCGTTTTTGGTAAAAAGATCTATGAAAAAGTAGAGTATGAAAGAGTGATCTTAAACTCAGACGAAGTGCTTTCAAAACTCATCTATAATGATGATAAAATGAGCAAAATATTTAGAAAATTCAAAAAAGAGTTAGGAGAGTTTGAGACTGTCATAAAAAGTGACTTAGAAGCTATTTTCGAGACTCTTAAAGATAGGGTTTTGGGTTTTAAAGCCAAATATGAAAGCCTTAGAAAGAGTGATGAGTTTCATTCTGACGTACTTTTTGCCGATATTCGCAAGTTTAGTAGTGAAGTTTATGCACGGTTTTTGAATGAATTTGAAAAAACGCTTTTTAAAAGCTATGCTAAACTCGGACTATTTTTTGAAAAAATCAGTATAAAAATAGCTACAAACTATGAAAACGCTATAAAACTTGCTGTATTTTTCATAGAGCAAAAATGCCTTAAAGCAAGTAGCGATTACGAGAGCGATCCTTTGGCTTTTTCTTTGTACTATCCTAAGCTTGATGAGATAAATGAAAGAGTGCTTGGCTCACTTGGTTACTATGAGTTTGAAAATGAATTTATAGGAAATAGGGCGTTTATCATTAAATTTATAGATGAAATTTCATCTTGCTTTGCGTGTATCAAAGAAGAAAATCTAAAGCATATCAACGACGTAAAAGATATTTATCTTAAAAATATAGATGAGCTAAAAAGTGATTTAATAAAGTAAATTTAATTAGTCACTTTTATGCTTTGCATTAGTTTGTTTATATTTTATTTAATTACTAAAATATAACTATATATTATATTGATATGTGTAAATTTGTAAAAAGAATATTTAAATTTGATCAATATCAAGCATTATAAATGATAAATATGCTATAATTATCAACTATAAGGAAAGATTAAGTTATGTGTAAGTATGTCTTGATATTTTTTCTGTTTACCCAGTTTATTTTTGGTAAGTGCGAGTTATTACAAAAAGCTAGCAATGACATTTTAAGTGTTGATTGTAGCCAAAATCTTATAGCTTATAACGATGGCAAAACGCTATATATCAAAGAAGCTAATAGCGCGAAAAATTTATTTGATCTAAAAGCAGGATCTGATGAGATAAGCGTAGTAAAGATTTATGATCAAAATGTTATAGTCGGTTTTGATAGTGGCTTTGCTATACAAACAAACATCAAAGGCTTTCAAGAAACATTGCTAGATCCTTTAAAAACAGGAGTTTTTGAGCGAGTTACTTCGATAAACTTAATTAAAGATAAACTGATTTTTACCTTAGGCAATAGCCATATAATCATATATGATACTATAAATAAAATTTATAAAAAATCAGACATTAGTCTGAATTCAAAGATAATCGCGACGAAATTTATAAACGGCTCTTTATTCATAGCTTGTTACGATAGAAATCTTTATAAATTCGATCTTGCTACTTTAAAACAAAGTCATATTTTAAAAGCTTCAAATTTGATAACTTCTATAGAAGAATTGCACCAAAAACCACTTATCGGCTTGATAAATGGAAAACTTATCTATGAGCAAAAAATTTATGATGTAACGCAAAATCAGATAAGTGCTTTAAAAGTGAAAGATAAAAATATTTATGTGGGGGATTCTCGTTCAAATTTATATATTTATGATTCTGATTTAAATTTAAAAAACAAAACAAAGATAGGCGATGATACTATTTTTGGAATATTTATTGAGAATGGTGGCATTGTAGTTTTATGGAATGTTACTATTTTCGCCTGTGATTTTAATGGTATTAAGTAAATTGATACAAATCTTTTAAAAAGGAGAGTCTTATGAGTAGTTTTTTAAAAACGCCTCTAGCACTGAGTGCTGGCTTATGTTTGAGCTTAACTTCAATGTTTGGCGCAAACGAACTTGAAACTATCATGAAAGAGCGTAACTTGAGCGAAAAAGATGTTCTAGCAGCTGCTAAAACATATCAGCCAAGCGGTCGTAAGGATGAATATATCGTCTTTAGTTCCGGCGGACAAAGTGGACAAGTTATAGTATATGGTGTCCCATCTATGAGGATTTATAAATACATAGGCGTATTTACTCCAGAGCCATGGCAAGGTTATGGTTATGACAACGAGAGCAAAGCTATATTAAAAAGCGGAGCTATCAGAGGTAAAGAGATAAGCTGGGGAGATACTCACCACCCGAATTTCACTGAGAAAAACGGCGAATACGTTGGAGATTATCTATTTATAAACGATAAAGCCAACCCTAGAATGGCTGTTATTAGTTTGCACGACTTTGAGACAACTCAGATCGTAGTAAACCCTATTATGAAAAGTGAGCACGGCGGTAGCTTCGTTACTCCAAATACCGAGTATGTTATCGAAGCTAGTCAGTATGCAGCTCCTCTTGATAACAACTATCACCCGATAGAAGAGTATGAGGCTGTTTATAGAGGCGCTATAACATTTTGGAAATTTGATTATCCAAAAGGCAAGATAGACGAGAAAAAATCATTCTCACTTGAACTTCCTCCATATATGCAAGATCTAAGTGATGCAGGTAAGGGCGAGTCTATGGGTTGGGGCTTTACAAACAGCTTTAACTCAGAGATGTATACAGGCGGTATCGAAAAAGGACTTCCTCCGTTTGAAGCAGGTATGAGTAGAAATGATACTGACTATATGCACGTTTATAACTGGCAAATTTTAGAAAAACTTGTAAAAGATCCTAAAAATTACAAAATCATAAATGATCATAAAGTTATTCCTATAAGTGTTGCGGTTGCGAATAATGCTTTGTTCTTGATCCCTGAGCCAAAATCTCCACACGGTGTAGATGTAAGCCCAGATGGTAGATACATCATAGTCGGCGGTAAGCTAGATACTCACGCTAGTGTTTATGACTTTAGAAAGATCAAACAACTTATCGACAATAAAGAGTTTGTGGGTAAAGATCCATTTGGTATTCCTATCTTAGATATGAAAAAAACTCTTCATGGACAAGTTGAACTAGGTCTTGGACCACTTCACAACGCTTTTGAAGAAAAAGACGGCATCATTTATACATCTTTGTATGTTGATAGCCAAATCGTGAAATGGGATTACAAAAATCTAAAAACATTAGATAGGGTAAATGTTCATTACAACATAGGTCACCTTGATACCATGGAAGGTAAATCAGCAAAACCTGTTGGTAAGTACGCTTTAGCGCTTGATAAGCTTTCAATCGATAGATTCAATCCAGTCGGTCCGCTTCATCCGCAAAATCACCAACTTATCGATATAACAGGTCCTAAAATGGAGCTTATCTATGATATGCCTATCCCATTAGGTGAGCCTCACGACGTAATTTCTATAGCAGCTAGCAAATTAAAACCTGCTATGACATACAAAATGGGTACAAACTCAAGAACAGGCGAGCAATCAGTCGGTATGACTCTAGCTGGTCAAGAAAGAGTAGAAAGAAACGGTAAAAACGTAACTGTATATGCGACTTTGGTAAGAAGCCACATAAACCCAGAGCATATCGAGGTAAATAAAGGCGATAACGTTACTATCTACTTAACAAACCTAGAGCGTGCTCAAGATGAGACTCACGGTTTTGCAGTTGATCTATATAACGTTCATGCTTCTATCGAGCCAGGTAAAACAGCTAGTGTTAGCTTTGTAGCTGATATGGAAGGTGTTTTCCCTTATTATTGTACTGAGTTTTGTTCAGCTCTTCACCTTGAGATGATGGGTTATTTATATGTAAAAGATCCAAACAAAAAGTACGAGTCTGTTAAAAAAGCTAAACTAAAAGAGCTTAGCCCAGCAGAGCTTCAAGCAGAGTATAAAAAAGTCATCGAAACAAATAAAGCGACTGATGATGTTATCCAAAGTGTTGTTGCATTCTTAAAAGAAAAACACTTCGAGAAATATCCAAAAGTTAAACAACTTGTTGAAGATGCGCTTGATCAATACGGTAAAATAGCCGAAGTTAAAGCAAAAGCCGATGAGGCTTATAAAAAAGGCGATGTAAATGGCGCGATACTTTGGGAATACCAAGTATGGCAATATATGGTAAAAACAGCTGACGTTGGTTTAAGAGCTAAAAATAACCTTACAAAAGCACTTGCAACACCTATGAGCAAAGTTCAAGCTCGTGGCGAAGAAGCGTACCTAAAAGGCGGATGTAATGGTTGTCACGTCATCGGTCAAGTAAGTTCTGGTCCGGATCTAACAGGCGTTTTACTAAGACACGAAAATGCTGAACAATGGGTATTTGATTTCATCAAAAATCCAGCTTCTAAGTATGAAGAAGATTACGTAAAAGCTATGATAAACTACTTTAATCTTAGAATGCCAAATCAACATATGACAGATCAAGAGATCAAAGACATCATCGAATATCTAAAATGGATCGATGAGAATGCTGGTTTAAATTAATTTTAGCTTACCTTTTAGGTAAATTTGAGATCTTTGCTCTATGAGATTATCTTATTTTGAGTTAAAGATCTCAATAGAATTTACCTTAAGGTATATCTGAGATTTGCTTAGATCTAAATTTGGCAAAGTGTTTTTATAAGATGCTTTGCCATTAAACTCAATCAATACATAAATTTAAATTTATCATTAAACTATTTAGTTTAAGGCTAAATTTAAACAAAAAAAGGAAGAAAGATGAAGAAGTACCAAATTTACACCGTGCTAGCGCTTATATTGATGACGATCGGATTTACTATTCCAGTTATCGCATATCACGGAATGGGCGATAAGATAAAAAATGGGGTAAATTTACCTAGCTATGTTTATCCTGTGTATAATCTATACACAAAGATACAATACAAAAACCATCTTATGCCAGAAGATGTTAAATACAACCTTGCAAAGATGATAGAAACTAGGTCTGAAATAGGCGTTCCTAGTCTTCCTATTTGGTATGTTTCACTTGAAGCTCCAAACTATCCAAAAGAGGCATTTCCAGATGGAATCCCTGTGTATTTTCACGTAGATGGATATAGTGGCGATGTGCATGAGATGAATACTATAAATCACTATATCGGAATGTATCCTATGGAACACGGTGGCAACGTTGAGAGAGCTATAGCGCCTTATTATCTACTAGTTGCGACTATATTTATGCTTTTATACCTATACTATGATGGCAAAGGAAACTCTCTTTTACTTATACCTACTATCATAGCTCCGGTGTTATTTATGAGTGCATTTGTAGGTTGGCTTTACTGGTATGGACACAATATGCAAGAATGGGGTGCATTTAAGATCAAACCGTTTATGCCAACAGCCCTAGGAGATGGAAAAGTAGCTCAATTTACAACTCATTCATATCCTACTATAGGCTTTTGGGTGATGATGGCTATGAGCATACTTTGTATTTTAGCTATATTTTCAAAGAAAAAGTATCTAAAAGATAAGGACGCTGCGTGAGAAAAATTTGCTTTTTAGTCTTTGCTTTTAGCATTTGCTTGGCAAATCCTTTACAAGATGCTATAAATAGCGCTAATGACGGAGACGTTATAGAGCTAGGAAGCGGGGTTTATCAAGGAAATATCGTTATCACAAAACCCATAACTATAGATGGCAAAGATAGAAAAGCGATCATAAGAGGAGATGGCGACTCAGATGTTATAAAGATAAAAAGCTCTAACGTCAAGCTTCTAAATTTAACAATTGAAAATAGCGGCTGGTCTCATACTACTATAGATTCTGGTATAAGCTGCGACTCTGCTAATGGCGTAGAGATATCAAACAACTCTTTAAAAGATACTCTTTTTGGTATAAATTTCAAACAATGTAACGCCTCAAAGATAACAAACAATCTAGTTACTTCAAAGCCTGTTGATCTAGGACTTAGAGGAGACGCCATAAGGCTTTGGTATAGCCATGATAATCTAGTAGAAAATAACCATATCTATAAAAGTAGAGATATGGTTGTATGGTATTCGAGCAATAATATCATAAGAAAAAATTACGGCGAATATGGTAGATACTCTTTGCATTTTATGTATGCGGGTAAAAATTTAGTGGAAGAAAATATATTTAAATATAACTCCGTTGGGATATTTTTTATGTTTTCTTCTGGATCTTTAGTCAGAAATAACCAAGTCTTAAGCTCTACTGGAGCATTTGGCGTAGGTATAGGTATGAAAGATACTAGTGATTTTGTGATTGAAAACAACATACTTTCATACAATGCAAGAGGTCTTTATCTAGATCAGTCGCCATTTCAGCCAGAAACTATAAATAAATTTACAAATAATCAAATTTTATACAATACCGTAGGAATTCAGTTTCATGCTACTCAACATAAAAGTATATTTTTAGAAAATGACTTTATAGGTAATATGGAAGTCGCTATAAATGATACTCCGGGATCTAAAATAGCCAAAAACGAGTGGAATAAAAACTATTTTGACGATTATGAAGGATTTGATAGAAATAAAGACGGCATCGGAGATATAGAGTATAAAAGCTTTGCGTATTTGGATTCGCTTTGGCAGTATTATCCAAATTTAAGATTTTTTTATGGAAGTCCCTCAATGAGTATTTTAAATTTTATAGCAAGACTTGCTCCGTTTTCCGAGCCGGAGCTCTTGATCACGGATCCAAATCCAAAAATGGAGCCTCATTATGAATAGAAGGGAATTTGCCGCTTTTAGTATAGTAGCTCTTAGCGGTACAGCCATAACAGGAGTTTTGGTAAATAAATTTCATAAACCAAGACTTCATTTAAGACCGCCAGGTAGTGCAAAACACTTTGAGTCATTGTGTATAAAATGCGGGCAATGTGTCCAAGTATGTCCGTATCATAGTATAGATTTATTAGGCGTTGATGATGGTATAAACTTAGCTACTGCTTATATAGATCCTAGTAAAAGAGGTTGCTATCTTTGCGATCTTTTCCCTTGTGTTCTAGCCTGTCCTAGTGGTGCTTTAGATCACAATACCACGACTATCGCAGACGTAAGTATGGGCGTTGCAGTCGTAAAAGACTTTAGTAAATGTTACGCAAATTTAAACAAGCAAGTTTCATCTAAAGATGTAGAGCATCTGCTTGCTAGAGAAACTTTCAATGAAAGAGAAGAAAAAGCAAAACAGATCATAAGTGATAATGTAGGCAAGGCTTGTTCTTTGTGTATCGATGAATGTCCGGTAAAAGGTGCTATAAAATTTATAGAAATAGACGCAAAACTAGTTCCAAAGATAGAACCGAGTTGTGTTGGCTGCGGAGTTTGCGAGGAAGTCTGCTTTGCTAATGTTATAGAAATACTTCCAGATAAAACTTATAACGAAATTTACAAGGAAAACTCATGAAAAAATTAGCTATATTTACGGTCTGCGTACTGTTTTTTATAGGTTGTTCTGATGAAAAAAATAGACCAGAAACAAAATCCGTAGATCAAAATCAGACTTCTATTACTATCAAAAAAGGCGATGAAAACGCTAGTGGTACAAACAAATGGATCAGTTATGATATGGACGGAGCTAAAAATATCAAATTTGGCATAGGCGATGATAGCAATGAGACTACGAAATCCATCGGAGCTTTAGCTATGAGGCGTTCGCCTCTGCAAAGTATAAATAAAGCTCTCATTCGCGGTCAGCTTAGCAAAAACTTTATCACGAAATGCTCGGCTTGCCATGATGATTATGCAAATGGTATCATAGGACCATCTTTGCTTACAAAAAGTAGTGAAGAGATCTTTGATATGATAAAAGCTTATAAAACAAAGACAAAAGTAAATGTTTTGATGGCTGATCTAGTAAAGCCTATGAGTGATAAAGAGATAAATGGTCTTGCTAATGAGATAAGTGAATTTAATGCACAATTTAGGAGTAAAAAATGAGTATAGGAAAAATAATAGCGTCTATTTTGGGCGTTTTGGTTGTTGCTTTGATGTGCTATATGTTGCTTAGCGGTGATGGTTCATCTGTGGCAAAAGATAGCACACCTAAGGTAGAAAAACAAGAGGTTAAAGTCGTACAAAAAGAGGAAAATAGCTTCCAAACAAGTGATGAGTTAAATAAGATAAAAGAGCTAAAGCAAAGTGTTGCTCCTACAAATGACGGCGTTAGTAAGCTTTATTTAAAAAGCTGCGCTCCATGCCACGCAAAAGACGGTAAAGGCGTGATCGCACCAAGTATAGTCGGTAAAACAAAAGATGAATTACTAGTGTCGCTTCATGATTATAAAGCAGGTAAAATGCCAAATAGTTTGATGAAAGGACTTTTAGACAACATCAGCGATGAAAATTTGACTATTTTGGCTGATGAGATATCTAAATTTAAATAATCGATATGAACAAATATAACGAGCGTCAAACAGTAGCAAACGCCGGTTTTTTCAGTACGTTTATAAGCACGACAAAAGATGGAAAAAAACGCCCGAGTATAAGATTTTACCGTTATTTGAGTATGTTTTTAGTCCATCTCTTTTTTGTTTTGTCTTTCGTAGCCGACGTACAAGTCTTAGAAGGCGATATAACCGGATCTAGAATGATAGGATTTCACTTAGCAGATCCGTTTATCACTACAGAAGTTATACTCTCGCGCAATGAATTTCCTATAAATTTGCTCATAGGCGCGATCACGATTTTATCATTTTACGTGATTTTTGCTGGACGTGCATTTTGTAGTTGGATCTGTCCATATAATTTTTTTGCTGAGATAGCAGAAAGACTCAACGCAAAGTTAGTAAAAAGTAAAGTCATCAAACAAAGAGAATTTGATCCAAAAATCAGATATGTTTTTCTTTTGGCTTTTTGGGTTTTGAGTTTTGTCAGTGGATATTTGATATTTGAGATTTTCAACGTTGTTGGCATAGTTTCTAGATTTATCATATATGGCTATAGCGCGGCTATTTGGTGGGTTATTTTGATATTTTTAGGTGAAGTTTTCTTTAGTAGAAGGTTTTGGTGTAGATATGTCTGCCCAGTAGGAACGTTTTATTCTATCTTATCTAAATTTAGAGCTATAAAGATTAGTTGGAATAAAGAAAAATGCGATCACTGTGCTGTTTGTATGGACGTCTGCATAGTGCCTAAAGTTCTTGAGATGACTAAAGCAAAAAATAAAGATGCAAACGGTACTACATTTAGCGTCGTAAGCGGGGATTGTACGCTTTGTGGAAGATGTATAGATGTATGTCACCAAGATGCGCTTAGCTATGAAAATAGACTAAAAAAATTATTATAAGGACGTGGCTTGATACAAATCAGCAATATAACAAAAAAATTTGGTAACCAAATAGTTCTAAATGATATAAACTTAACCATAAAAGACTCTAGTAAAGTGCTTATAATGGGTCAAAACGGAGCTGGAAAATCAACCCTTATGAAAGCGATACTAGGCGAACTAGTTTGTGATAAGGGAAGCATAACTATAGATGGTATAGATCCGGTAAAAGATAGGAAAAACGCTCTTAGATTTTTAAGCTTTGTACCGCAAATGCCGCCTCCTCTTAGGCTAAAAGTATCTGAAATTTGCGAGTATAGTATAAGCTCGACTAGCTCAAGCCTAGATGATATAAAAATGTATTTAAGAG carries:
- a CDS encoding dynamin family protein; amino-acid sequence: MNDFLEHNWGVKKLYIDPNFSIFVDEQTASVILSVSAKNYDRYMLLESFKTIFDTVKLELNEYSVQLMQTGILNGIINLKIKLDEVLNGLEELRKNDVLDFISFKFISEYLSNLKLVEKQNSVLKKEDLTFYKNINSLNLICNELKALDESHIKRLENAENSANNSKFYIAVTGVINAGKSSTLNAMIGKKILGVSNVPETANLSVITYSKDEFAKAVFWSGNEQESMGLEPKKLQDLKVDVSELVKYTGASSPLAPYVKQVILGVDLPMLRDGINIVDTPGLDDAVILREELTKAYMQESDFTLHLMNGAQSATKKDMSFIVNTLKNSKSGGLIVVLTHIDKLSSNDQAEVLEYTKKSIAAELKEYGFDESLALDVKFFLVSAVKNIGIENLKNYLYESFFGSNSKKANLIIENYKKELLYITRLIKEDVDFKLRMLGENRVLAKETMENLKLSLSNLEEDLNSLKAQMNEFIKKLDYSFSELSSLKSISSKIKNRIISDVKYARDRKQKVNFDRLGVICESGFNDMFIDLFREFGLVIAKDINSLYETARIKFSSDDFTLNLPKTKEYLDKNLPKFSFTQLKQDLFSAVKNVSDMEILSQKLTTLFDEFIVNLNLPNELKKLSLACSKEFMDGLQTSLHQTSQSLKSKEKELLDMLSVAKADEAQHREDRALLESKFEKLEEIYNRISAC
- a CDS encoding dynamin family protein — its product is MLKEFIKEYKAKFEISFDSGFLGQWQRFRALLTEPKFHPSRQLLARLNLLNSLNHEPPLIAVVGQFSSGKSSFLNALLGREILPTGVVPVTAKPTFIKYAPNFMLKALYNDGSEEYRDIDELASFVDQRLSLKGVKSLYIYAPNELLKKASFIDTPGLNSRSDADTNETKKILKDATALIWISLIDNAARSTELEELSLVPRSLKLNSICLLNQKDKLSQTEIQNVLNHASITYKDYFSGIFAVSSKLEIKGSKDSGFENVFKFIDRLNDTKQEFIKAKCEELRDSSIAQNAKFINILSELETVFDEFCLSSNAKFEELKSAYGDKFKLMFEEVKQNSYFIANEINKSLISQKKEYFKEKTTVFGKKIYEKVEYERVILNSDEVLSKLIYNDDKMSKIFRKFKKELGEFETVIKSDLEAIFETLKDRVLGFKAKYESLRKSDEFHSDVLFADIRKFSSEVYARFLNEFEKTLFKSYAKLGLFFEKISIKIATNYENAIKLAVFFIEQKCLKASSDYESDPLAFSLYYPKLDEINERVLGSLGYYEFENEFIGNRAFIIKFIDEISSCFACIKEENLKHINDVKDIYLKNIDELKSDLIK
- the nosZ gene encoding Sec-dependent nitrous-oxide reductase, whose amino-acid sequence is MSSFLKTPLALSAGLCLSLTSMFGANELETIMKERNLSEKDVLAAAKTYQPSGRKDEYIVFSSGGQSGQVIVYGVPSMRIYKYIGVFTPEPWQGYGYDNESKAILKSGAIRGKEISWGDTHHPNFTEKNGEYVGDYLFINDKANPRMAVISLHDFETTQIVVNPIMKSEHGGSFVTPNTEYVIEASQYAAPLDNNYHPIEEYEAVYRGAITFWKFDYPKGKIDEKKSFSLELPPYMQDLSDAGKGESMGWGFTNSFNSEMYTGGIEKGLPPFEAGMSRNDTDYMHVYNWQILEKLVKDPKNYKIINDHKVIPISVAVANNALFLIPEPKSPHGVDVSPDGRYIIVGGKLDTHASVYDFRKIKQLIDNKEFVGKDPFGIPILDMKKTLHGQVELGLGPLHNAFEEKDGIIYTSLYVDSQIVKWDYKNLKTLDRVNVHYNIGHLDTMEGKSAKPVGKYALALDKLSIDRFNPVGPLHPQNHQLIDITGPKMELIYDMPIPLGEPHDVISIAASKLKPAMTYKMGTNSRTGEQSVGMTLAGQERVERNGKNVTVYATLVRSHINPEHIEVNKGDNVTIYLTNLERAQDETHGFAVDLYNVHASIEPGKTASVSFVADMEGVFPYYCTEFCSALHLEMMGYLYVKDPNKKYESVKKAKLKELSPAELQAEYKKVIETNKATDDVIQSVVAFLKEKHFEKYPKVKQLVEDALDQYGKIAEVKAKADEAYKKGDVNGAILWEYQVWQYMVKTADVGLRAKNNLTKALATPMSKVQARGEEAYLKGGCNGCHVIGQVSSGPDLTGVLLRHENAEQWVFDFIKNPASKYEEDYVKAMINYFNLRMPNQHMTDQEIKDIIEYLKWIDENAGLN
- a CDS encoding nitrous oxide reductase family maturation protein NosD — its product is MRKICFLVFAFSICLANPLQDAINSANDGDVIELGSGVYQGNIVITKPITIDGKDRKAIIRGDGDSDVIKIKSSNVKLLNLTIENSGWSHTTIDSGISCDSANGVEISNNSLKDTLFGINFKQCNASKITNNLVTSKPVDLGLRGDAIRLWYSHDNLVENNHIYKSRDMVVWYSSNNIIRKNYGEYGRYSLHFMYAGKNLVEENIFKYNSVGIFFMFSSGSLVRNNQVLSSTGAFGVGIGMKDTSDFVIENNILSYNARGLYLDQSPFQPETINKFTNNQILYNTVGIQFHATQHKSIFLENDFIGNMEVAINDTPGSKIAKNEWNKNYFDDYEGFDRNKDGIGDIEYKSFAYLDSLWQYYPNLRFFYGSPSMSILNFIARLAPFSEPELLITDPNPKMEPHYE
- a CDS encoding 4Fe-4S dicluster domain-containing protein codes for the protein MNRREFAAFSIVALSGTAITGVLVNKFHKPRLHLRPPGSAKHFESLCIKCGQCVQVCPYHSIDLLGVDDGINLATAYIDPSKRGCYLCDLFPCVLACPSGALDHNTTTIADVSMGVAVVKDFSKCYANLNKQVSSKDVEHLLARETFNEREEKAKQIISDNVGKACSLCIDECPVKGAIKFIEIDAKLVPKIEPSCVGCGVCEEVCFANVIEILPDKTYNEIYKENS
- a CDS encoding c-type cytochrome, producing the protein MKKLAIFTVCVLFFIGCSDEKNRPETKSVDQNQTSITIKKGDENASGTNKWISYDMDGAKNIKFGIGDDSNETTKSIGALAMRRSPLQSINKALIRGQLSKNFITKCSACHDDYANGIIGPSLLTKSSEEIFDMIKAYKTKTKVNVLMADLVKPMSDKEINGLANEISEFNAQFRSKK
- a CDS encoding c-type cytochrome codes for the protein MSIGKIIASILGVLVVALMCYMLLSGDGSSVAKDSTPKVEKQEVKVVQKEENSFQTSDELNKIKELKQSVAPTNDGVSKLYLKSCAPCHAKDGKGVIAPSIVGKTKDELLVSLHDYKAGKMPNSLMKGLLDNISDENLTILADEISKFK